A portion of the Sandaracinobacteroides saxicola genome contains these proteins:
- a CDS encoding cysteine desulfurase family protein, protein MADAAARLACGEWANPSSVHAPGRAARRAMEAARGRIAGFFRVPADSLLFTSGGTEALVLALGNANGAAVAVMATEHNAVLGNARGATVLPVDVDGRLEMDALAAFLAANPGGLVAVQDANNETGVVQASGAIAEAVHAAGGRLLCDAVQSAGKRPLPPADFVALSAHKLGGPAGVGALVVRCRDGVGAMVRGSQEGGLRGGTENLIGVIGWAAALEALPDGWLARCEGVQARLESVVLAEGGRVNGAGVERLPTISSVHLAGVAASTQLMRMDMAGIAVSQGAACSSGTMGPSATLLAMGAGEAARESLRVSFGWGTTDGDVDRFIDAWRGMRR, encoded by the coding sequence ATGGCAGACGCCGCGGCGCGGCTGGCGTGCGGGGAATGGGCGAACCCGTCGAGCGTGCATGCGCCAGGGCGGGCGGCGCGGCGGGCGATGGAGGCGGCGCGGGGGCGAATCGCGGGCTTTTTCCGGGTGCCGGCGGACAGCCTGCTGTTCACCAGTGGCGGCACGGAGGCGCTGGTGCTGGCGCTGGGCAATGCCAATGGTGCCGCGGTGGCGGTGATGGCGACCGAGCACAACGCGGTGCTGGGCAACGCGCGGGGGGCGACGGTGCTGCCGGTGGATGTTGATGGCCGGCTGGAGATGGACGCGCTGGCGGCGTTTCTGGCGGCGAACCCGGGAGGCCTGGTGGCGGTGCAGGACGCCAACAACGAGACCGGCGTGGTGCAGGCAAGTGGCGCGATTGCCGAGGCGGTGCATGCGGCGGGCGGGCGATTGCTGTGCGATGCGGTACAGTCGGCGGGGAAGCGGCCCTTGCCGCCGGCGGATTTCGTGGCGCTGTCGGCGCACAAGCTGGGCGGGCCGGCGGGGGTGGGGGCGCTGGTGGTGCGCTGCCGCGATGGTGTTGGCGCGATGGTGCGGGGGTCGCAGGAGGGGGGCTTGCGCGGCGGCACGGAGAATCTGATCGGGGTGATCGGCTGGGCGGCGGCGCTGGAGGCACTGCCCGACGGCTGGCTGGCGCGGTGCGAGGGCGTGCAGGCGCGGCTGGAGTCGGTGGTGCTGGCGGAGGGGGGCCGCGTGAATGGCGCAGGCGTGGAGCGCTTGCCGACGATCAGCAGCGTGCATCTGGCGGGGGTGGCGGCGAGCACGCAGCTGATGCGGATGGACATGGCGGGGATCGCGGTGAGCCAGGGGGCGGCGTGCAGCAGCGGCACGATGGGGCCGAGCGCGACCCTGCTGGCGATGGGGGCGGGCGAGGCGGCGCGGGAATCGCTGCGGGTGAGTTTCGGCTGGGGAACGACGGACGGGGATGTCGACCGCTTCATCGATGCCTGGCGGGGGATGCGGCGGTGA
- a CDS encoding alpha/beta hydrolase gives MPEVIFPGPEGRLHGRFQPSPRPRAPVAIILHPHPQGGGTMNNAITLALYNMFVKRGFATLRFNFRGVGRSEGVFDNGIGELSDAASALDWLQAQYPESGGTWVAGFSFGAWIGMQLLMRRPEVRGFISIAPPANMYDFGFLAPCPSSGIIVQGTADEVVTEPAVVKLVEKLKTQRHITIDYERIEGANHFFENEMDELMTTVERYLDRRLLSGK, from the coding sequence ATGCCCGAAGTTATCTTCCCCGGTCCCGAGGGCCGCCTGCACGGTCGCTTCCAGCCCTCGCCCCGCCCGCGTGCCCCCGTCGCCATCATCCTGCACCCGCACCCGCAGGGTGGCGGCACCATGAACAACGCCATTACGCTGGCGCTCTACAACATGTTCGTGAAACGCGGCTTTGCCACGCTGCGCTTCAACTTCCGCGGCGTCGGGCGCTCCGAAGGCGTGTTCGACAACGGCATCGGCGAACTGTCCGACGCGGCGAGCGCGCTCGACTGGCTGCAGGCCCAATATCCCGAATCGGGCGGCACCTGGGTCGCCGGCTTCAGCTTCGGCGCCTGGATCGGCATGCAGTTGCTCATGCGCCGGCCGGAGGTGCGCGGCTTCATCAGCATCGCGCCGCCCGCCAACATGTATGATTTCGGCTTCCTCGCCCCCTGCCCGTCCAGCGGCATCATCGTCCAGGGCACCGCCGACGAAGTCGTCACCGAACCCGCGGTCGTCAAGCTGGTCGAGAAGCTGAAGACCCAGCGCCACATCACCATCGATTACGAGCGCATCGAGGGCGCCAACCATTTCTTCGAGAATGAGATGGACGAGCTGATGACCACCGTCGAACGCTACCTCGACCGCCGCCTCCTCAGCGGCAAATAA
- a CDS encoding CsbD family protein — MDNDRIEGAAKNIGGKIKEGVGKLTGDAKLQTEGKLDQAEGKAQNAVGGIKDKVRETTAR; from the coding sequence ATGGATAATGATCGCATCGAAGGCGCCGCGAAGAATATCGGCGGCAAGATCAAGGAAGGCGTCGGCAAGCTGACCGGCGACGCCAAGTTGCAGACCGAAGGCAAGCTGGACCAGGCCGAAGGCAAGGCCCAGAATGCCGTGGGCGGCATCAAGGACAAAGTGCGCGAGACGACCGCCCGATAA
- a CDS encoding anhydro-N-acetylmuramic acid kinase has protein sequence MDLQKPVRVIGLMSGTSADGVDAALIESDGERHVRPLAFVSRAYTAAERAAVLAAGARARGMAAPGPDAVVDEAARLLTLAHAETVAMLPGQETAELIGFHGQTVVHRPEQQWTWQVGDATLLAQLCGRPVVHDFRSADVAAGGQGAPLTPGYHRARLQGGPATGVLNLGGVGNLTWFSTEAWGAFDTGPGNALIDDWVGEHAGLTHDAGGAIAAAGRVDEAVLCALLDNPWFDMAGPKSLDRNDFSTAAARGLGLRDGAATLAAFTAETVVLALRLLPVALTRILVTGGGRHNPVLMAMIAGRTELPVLPVEALGWNGDALEAEAFGWLAVRSMRGLPLSWPETTGVPRATTGGALVGPDGGTFGRMARL, from the coding sequence ATGGATTTGCAAAAGCCGGTGCGGGTGATTGGGCTGATGTCGGGGACGTCGGCCGATGGCGTGGATGCGGCGCTGATCGAGAGTGATGGCGAGCGGCATGTGCGGCCGCTGGCGTTCGTGTCGCGCGCTTATACGGCGGCAGAACGGGCGGCGGTCCTGGCGGCGGGGGCGCGGGCGCGGGGGATGGCGGCGCCGGGGCCGGACGCGGTGGTGGATGAGGCGGCGCGTTTGTTGACGCTGGCGCATGCCGAAACGGTAGCGATGCTGCCCGGGCAGGAGACGGCCGAGTTGATCGGCTTTCACGGGCAGACGGTGGTGCACCGGCCGGAGCAACAGTGGACCTGGCAGGTGGGAGATGCGACGTTGCTGGCGCAGCTGTGCGGCCGGCCGGTGGTGCATGATTTCCGCAGCGCCGATGTGGCGGCGGGGGGACAGGGGGCGCCACTGACACCGGGCTATCACCGGGCGCGATTGCAGGGCGGGCCTGCGACGGGGGTGCTGAACCTGGGGGGAGTAGGGAACCTGACATGGTTTTCCACGGAGGCTTGGGGCGCGTTCGATACCGGGCCGGGCAATGCGCTGATCGACGACTGGGTGGGGGAGCATGCCGGGCTGACCCATGACGCCGGCGGCGCGATTGCCGCGGCCGGCCGCGTGGACGAGGCGGTGCTGTGCGCGTTGCTGGACAACCCCTGGTTCGATATGGCGGGGCCGAAATCGCTCGACCGCAATGACTTTTCGACCGCGGCGGCGCGCGGGCTGGGGTTGCGCGATGGCGCGGCGACGCTGGCGGCGTTCACGGCGGAGACGGTGGTGCTGGCGCTGCGGCTGCTGCCGGTGGCCTTGACCCGGATCCTGGTGACGGGCGGCGGGCGGCACAATCCGGTGCTGATGGCGATGATCGCCGGGCGGACGGAGCTGCCGGTGCTGCCGGTGGAGGCGCTGGGATGGAATGGTGACGCGCTGGAGGCGGAGGCGTTCGGCTGGCTGGCGGTGCGCAGCATGAGGGGCCTGCCGCTGAGCTGGCCCGAGACGACGGGCGTACCGCGAGCGACGACGGGCGGTGCGCTGGTGGGGCCGGATGGAGGAACCTTCGGGCGGATGGCGCGTCTGTAG
- the tyrS gene encoding tyrosine--tRNA ligase translates to MSFKSPFLISMAERGYIHQITDAPGLDAAAPVTAYVGFDCTAPSLHIGNLVSIMMLRRLQAAGGKPIVLVGGGTTKVGDPSGKDEARALRTAQEIEANKAGIRRIFERFLTFGDGPTDALMLDNDAWLSGLNYIDFLRDYGRHFSVNRMLTMDSVRLRLDREQPLSFIEFNYMVLQAYDFLELHIRHGCRLQMGGSDQWGNIVNGIDLARRVIGAELFGLTTPLITTADGAKMGKTAQGALWLHEDQLPHWDYWQFWRNTDDRDVGRFLRLFTDLPMDEIARLEALQGAEINQAKVALANAATTLCRGAAAAQQAEATAAATFAGGAGDSLPRADIAAPTALADALVLTGLAASKAEARRKLAEGAVRVDGIPATDPTQLLSPGADPLKLSLGKKRHALLGAAA, encoded by the coding sequence ATGTCCTTCAAGTCCCCCTTCCTGATCTCGATGGCCGAACGCGGCTATATCCACCAGATCACCGACGCCCCCGGCCTCGACGCCGCCGCGCCGGTTACTGCTTATGTCGGCTTCGACTGCACCGCGCCCAGCCTGCACATCGGCAACCTCGTCTCGATCATGATGCTCCGCCGCCTCCAGGCCGCCGGCGGCAAGCCCATCGTCCTGGTCGGCGGCGGCACCACCAAGGTCGGCGACCCCAGCGGCAAGGACGAAGCCCGCGCCTTGCGCACCGCGCAGGAGATCGAGGCCAACAAGGCCGGCATCCGCCGCATCTTCGAACGCTTCCTCACCTTCGGGGACGGCCCCACCGACGCCCTCATGCTCGACAACGACGCCTGGCTCAGCGGCCTCAACTACATCGACTTCCTGCGCGATTACGGCCGGCATTTCAGCGTCAACCGCATGCTCACCATGGACAGCGTCCGCCTCCGCCTTGACCGGGAACAACCGCTCAGCTTCATCGAGTTCAACTACATGGTGCTGCAAGCCTATGATTTCCTCGAACTCCACATCCGCCACGGCTGCCGGCTCCAGATGGGCGGCAGCGACCAGTGGGGCAATATCGTCAACGGCATCGACCTCGCCCGCCGCGTGATCGGCGCCGAGCTGTTCGGCCTCACCACCCCCCTCATCACCACCGCCGATGGCGCCAAGATGGGCAAGACCGCGCAGGGCGCGCTCTGGCTGCACGAGGACCAGCTGCCGCACTGGGACTATTGGCAGTTCTGGCGCAACACCGATGACCGCGACGTCGGCCGCTTCCTTCGCCTGTTCACCGACCTGCCGATGGACGAGATCGCCCGCCTCGAAGCGCTTCAGGGCGCGGAGATCAACCAGGCCAAGGTCGCGCTCGCCAACGCCGCCACCACGCTGTGCCGGGGTGCCGCCGCCGCACAGCAGGCCGAAGCCACCGCCGCCGCCACCTTTGCCGGGGGTGCCGGCGACAGCCTGCCGCGCGCCGACATCGCCGCCCCCACCGCGCTCGCCGACGCCCTCGTCCTCACCGGCCTCGCCGCGTCGAAGGCCGAAGCGCGCCGCAAGCTTGCCGAGGGCGCCGTCCGCGTCGATGGCATCCCCGCCACCGACCCCACCCAGCTTCTGTCCCCCGGCGCCGACCCGCTGAAGCTCAGCCTCGGCAAGAAACGCCACGCGCTGTTGGGAGCCGCCGCATGA
- a CDS encoding peptidylprolyl isomerase: MIRPALLLTLLIATPLAAQTMGRCAPPPDGTPQAFVALTTPQGRITLALETKRAPLTAANFLRYVDQKRYDGASFYRAMKIGPEAVGLIQGGFRQDGRRMLAPIAHEPTSKTGLTHCDGAISMARAAPGSARSEFFIIVEGIPSLDAAPQAMGDNAGFAVFGRVVDGMDVVRRIQAAKTDPSAGEGAMRGQMIAAPVAILSARRVKPPAPPAPPAAPPPAAPAAPAPPPADHAPPPPAPAPAPVPN, translated from the coding sequence ATGATCCGCCCCGCCCTGCTGCTCACCCTCCTCATCGCTACACCCCTCGCCGCCCAGACCATGGGCCGCTGCGCCCCGCCCCCGGACGGCACGCCCCAGGCCTTCGTCGCCCTCACCACCCCCCAGGGCAGGATCACCCTCGCGCTGGAAACCAAACGCGCGCCCCTCACCGCCGCCAACTTCCTTCGCTACGTCGACCAGAAACGCTATGACGGCGCCAGCTTCTACCGCGCCATGAAGATCGGCCCGGAGGCTGTCGGCCTGATCCAGGGCGGCTTCCGCCAGGATGGCCGCCGCATGCTGGCGCCGATCGCGCACGAGCCCACCAGCAAGACCGGCCTCACCCACTGCGACGGCGCCATCAGCATGGCCCGCGCCGCGCCGGGCAGCGCCCGCAGCGAATTCTTCATCATCGTGGAGGGCATCCCCAGCCTCGACGCCGCGCCGCAGGCGATGGGCGACAATGCCGGCTTCGCGGTGTTCGGCCGCGTCGTCGACGGCATGGACGTCGTCCGCCGCATCCAGGCGGCAAAAACCGATCCCAGTGCCGGCGAGGGCGCGATGCGCGGCCAGATGATCGCCGCCCCCGTCGCCATCCTCAGCGCCCGGCGGGTGAAGCCCCCTGCCCCGCCTGCTCCGCCCGCCGCGCCGCCGCCAGCCGCGCCAGCAGCACCCGCGCCCCCGCCTGCTGACCATGCTCCGCCGCCGCCAGCGCCAGCCCCCGCGCCCGTTCCCAATTGA
- the recG gene encoding ATP-dependent DNA helicase RecG, translated as MRPPVLNPLFADAASLPGVGPALAKALARIDLTRVRDVALHLPLGWARWKRVARLGDAAEGERIIVALTVLAHQESAGRGPLRIRANDADGAPVTLAFFGGAGGYAAAKLPVGSRRVVAGKLERHEDRWQIVHPDRIAEDEAGTPPLEPVYALTAGVTNRRMAAAVAAALKRAPVLDEWVEPSMLARHGWPGWRAALETVHGVPDAAAARDRLAYDELLANQLAWALVRASRRRRRGRALQGDGQLTEALVAGLPWPLTGAQRRAGAEIAGDMAQRHAMLRLLQGDVGSGKTLVALIAMLTAVEAGAQAALLAPTDLLARQHRAVLEKMLGDLPVRLGFLSGREKGRAREATLAALAAGEIDILVGTHAIFQQGVAYRDLGLAVVDEQHKFGVAQRLMLAEKAEVPPHLLVMTATPIPRTLALTAFGEMDVSRLDERPPGRTPVVTRVMAMDRLEELLEGLGRHLAAGRQAYWVCPLVGDGDEDEAAATARAATLRARFGETVALVHGRLPGPEKDAAMARFAAGEAGVLVATTVIEVGVDVPNASLMVVEAAERFGLAQLHQLRGRVGRGAAQSSCVLLRGLTLTATAKARLKMMRETDDGFAIAEADLRLRGAGEMLGTRQSGEASFALADEEQVARLVGAARDDARLLLERDGGLEGVRGEAARVLLYLFEQDAAVSLLRSG; from the coding sequence ATGCGCCCGCCCGTCCTCAACCCGCTTTTTGCCGATGCGGCATCGTTGCCGGGGGTCGGCCCGGCGCTGGCAAAGGCGCTGGCGCGGATCGACCTGACCCGGGTGAGGGATGTGGCGCTGCACCTGCCGCTGGGCTGGGCGCGGTGGAAACGGGTGGCGCGGCTGGGCGACGCGGCGGAGGGCGAACGGATCATCGTGGCGCTGACGGTGCTGGCGCACCAGGAGTCGGCCGGGCGGGGGCCGCTGCGCATCCGGGCGAATGATGCCGATGGTGCGCCGGTGACGCTGGCCTTCTTTGGCGGCGCGGGCGGCTATGCGGCGGCGAAGCTGCCGGTGGGGTCGCGGCGGGTGGTGGCGGGGAAGCTGGAGCGGCATGAGGATCGCTGGCAGATCGTGCATCCGGACCGGATCGCGGAAGATGAGGCGGGGACGCCGCCGCTGGAGCCGGTCTATGCGCTGACCGCGGGCGTGACCAACCGGCGGATGGCGGCCGCGGTGGCGGCGGCGTTGAAGCGGGCGCCGGTGCTGGACGAGTGGGTGGAGCCGTCGATGCTGGCGCGCCACGGCTGGCCGGGGTGGCGCGCGGCGCTGGAGACGGTGCATGGCGTGCCGGACGCGGCGGCGGCGCGCGACCGGCTGGCCTATGACGAACTGCTGGCCAACCAGCTCGCCTGGGCGCTGGTGCGCGCGAGCCGGCGGCGGCGGCGCGGGCGGGCGTTGCAGGGGGACGGCCAGCTGACGGAGGCCCTGGTGGCGGGTCTCCCCTGGCCGCTGACGGGGGCGCAGCGGCGAGCGGGGGCGGAGATCGCCGGCGACATGGCGCAGCGGCACGCGATGCTGCGGCTGTTGCAGGGCGATGTGGGCAGCGGCAAGACGCTGGTGGCGCTGATCGCCATGCTGACCGCGGTGGAGGCGGGGGCGCAGGCGGCGCTGCTGGCGCCGACCGACCTGCTGGCGCGGCAGCACCGGGCGGTGCTGGAGAAGATGTTGGGCGACCTCCCCGTGCGATTGGGGTTCCTGTCGGGCCGGGAGAAGGGACGCGCGCGGGAGGCGACACTGGCCGCGCTGGCGGCGGGCGAGATCGACATATTGGTGGGGACGCATGCGATCTTCCAGCAGGGGGTGGCCTATCGCGACCTGGGGCTGGCGGTGGTGGATGAGCAGCACAAGTTCGGCGTGGCGCAGCGGCTGATGCTGGCGGAGAAGGCCGAGGTGCCGCCGCACTTGCTGGTGATGACGGCGACGCCGATTCCGCGCACGCTGGCCTTGACCGCGTTCGGCGAGATGGATGTGAGCCGGCTGGACGAGCGGCCGCCGGGGCGGACGCCGGTGGTGACGCGGGTGATGGCGATGGACCGGCTGGAGGAATTGCTGGAGGGTCTGGGGCGGCATCTGGCGGCGGGGCGGCAGGCCTATTGGGTGTGTCCGCTGGTGGGTGACGGCGATGAGGACGAAGCCGCGGCGACGGCGCGGGCGGCGACGTTGCGGGCGCGGTTCGGCGAGACGGTGGCGCTGGTGCACGGGCGGCTGCCGGGGCCGGAGAAGGATGCGGCGATGGCGCGCTTCGCCGCCGGCGAGGCGGGTGTGCTGGTGGCGACGACGGTGATCGAGGTGGGGGTGGATGTGCCCAATGCCAGCCTGATGGTGGTGGAGGCGGCGGAGCGGTTCGGGCTGGCGCAGCTGCACCAGCTGCGCGGGCGGGTGGGGCGGGGGGCGGCGCAATCGAGCTGCGTGCTGCTGCGCGGGCTGACGCTGACCGCGACGGCGAAGGCCCGGCTGAAGATGATGCGCGAGACGGACGATGGCTTTGCCATCGCCGAGGCGGACCTGCGGCTGCGCGGGGCGGGGGAGATGCTGGGGACGCGGCAATCGGGGGAGGCGAGCTTTGCGCTGGCCGATGAGGAGCAGGTGGCGCGGCTGGTGGGGGCCGCACGCGACGATGCGCGGCTGCTGCTGGAGCGCGACGGCGGGCTGGAGGGGGTGCGCGGCGAGGCGGCGCGGGTGCTGCTGTATCTGTTCGAGCAGGATGCGGCGGTGTCGCTGTTGCGGTCGGGATGA
- a CDS encoding succinate dehydrogenase assembly factor 2: MSADLALKRTLWRAHHRGTKEADMLVGGFADRYLPTMTAEERAWFDALLEEQDVDIMAWAFAKAPAPPAFHGPMLDRLMALDYIRLVPR; this comes from the coding sequence ATGTCCGCCGATCTTGCCCTCAAACGCACCCTCTGGCGCGCCCACCATCGCGGCACCAAGGAGGCCGACATGCTGGTGGGCGGCTTCGCCGACCGCTACCTGCCCACCATGACCGCCGAGGAGCGTGCCTGGTTCGACGCCCTGCTCGAGGAACAGGATGTCGACATCATGGCCTGGGCCTTCGCCAAGGCCCCCGCGCCGCCCGCCTTCCACGGCCCCATGCTCGACCGGCTCATGGCCCTCGACTATATCCGCCTGGTGCCGCGTTGA